CCAGCCATGAGGATTCACCAACACCCTTATTATTCCTCCAGCACAATACACGTAAGCACTTTTAAATCAAGTGCTGGCAGAAGTAAGTCCGACGTGCACTATTGCGTGCACTGCCCAACAGGGCTTGGGATTACCGGGAGTCAGCAACCGCTGCTCTTTTTGGACTTACATAATGTCGTAAGGAGGTTATACTTTGGCAAGAATGCATGCCCGCAGAAGGGGCAAGTCATGTTCCGTCCGCCCCTACCGGAAGGAGGCGCCCTCGTGGTCCAACACGGACATCAAGGGGATCGAGAAAGTGATCATCGAGCTCCGGAAGGAAGGCGTATCTAGCAGCAAAATCGGTCTGATCCTGCGGGACCGTTACGGAGTCCCTGACATCAAACTCGTGACCGGGGGGAAGCGTATCGGCGATATCCTCAAGGCCCACCAGATTGAGTCAGCAATTCCTGAGGACCTGCGCGATCTCATGGTAAAGGCGCTCGGGCTGCGCAAGCACCTGAGTGAGAACAAAAACGACCTGCACAACAAACGCCAGCTCCACCTGGTCGAGTCAAAGATCCGGAGGCTCGTTAAGTATTACACCGGCAGTGGCAGGCTGCCCGCAGGCTGGGTCTACAAACCGGAGAACACGGAAATCCTGCTGTCCCGTTAACATTGTCTGCATCCCTATGTCACTTGAAACCGCCGCGAACCTTGTCGCAGAGCAGATACAGAGGCAGAAGTACGTCGAGGTGGTCGCACACCATGACGCTGACGGTATCGCTGCCGGTTCCATCCTCTGCCATGCGATGATGCGGGCGGGGGTCCGGTTCCGGCTCAGGATCCGCCGGGAGATCCAGCCAGCAGAGATCACCAAGGAGCAGGTATACCTGCTCTGCGACCTCGGCGCCGGAACAGAAGACCTCCCGGAAACAACGATAGTCGTGGACCACCACAACCCTAGCTTTACCGGAGACTTCCATGCAAACCCCCGTCTTTTTGGCATTGACGGGGATCATGACCTGTCTGCATCAGCAATTGCATACATTGTCGCCCAGAAAATGGGCGACAACCGCGACCTTGCAGGGCTTGCGATGCTGGGGGTTATCGGGGACGGCCAGCTGCTCTCCGGAAAAAACCTCGGTATTTTCAACGAAGCAGTGGGAAACGGCATCGTCAACCCGAGCCGGGGCTTAAGACTTGCGGGAAGGGATATGGCCGAACGCTGGCTCATGGCCATCAATCCGTATCTCGATGGGATTAGCGGAGATGAAAACGTGGTGAATGCAATTTTGAAGCAGTCAGCCGGAAAAGATGCTGTGCGCCCTGACATGCTCCTATCACTCTCGGTACTGCAGGTGATCCAGACCGCAGGTGCCGGGTGCATCGAGGAGATCTACGGGGACACCTACGCGCTCGAACGTGAAGTGATCCCTGACGCCCACGCACTGGCATCGGTCATCGATGCCTGCGGAAAATCCGGGCACGGGGAGATCGGCGCTTCACTATGCCTGCGGTATTCCCGGGATGCAGAGACTGCATGGGAGATTGCAAAGAAGCACCGGCTCAGCGTCATCAGTGCCATCCGTGCACTGGCCGGTGCTCCGGCAGCACAGGACGGGGTTTACGAAGTGCCGGATGCGATGCTTATCAGCGACGTTGCCGACGCGCTCGCCTGCCAGTCTACCCATGCGACGCCCATCGCGGTTGTGGCTCCCGAAGGCGACCGGTGCCGTATCTCAGCAAGGTGCCCGACCGGCATCGATGCGGACCTTGGCACCATGATACGCGGCATAGCAGAGAGCTGCGGCGGTTCTGGAGGGGGGCACAGGCTCAGGGCGGGAGCGACCATTCCATGCGCCCGGCTTGATATGTTCAGGAAAAGCTGGCAGACTGTGGTGGCGGCATGATGCAGATAGACGGCGTCATCGCTTCAACCCACCGCCACCCCGCCTGCGTGGCAGATGCGATCTGCCCGGACAACCTCTCATCCATGAAGACGGTTGCGACCGAGACTGGGGTAACAACCAGCATCACCGGCACAAAGCTGAGCTCGGTGATCGCATCGGTAGACGATTATCTGACAAACCTTGCAATTGCGGAGGAAACATGTTCGTTCGTTTCGCACTGACAGCAGAACTCGGCTTCAACAGCGAGATCCCGGAGGAGGCGAAAAGATCTGTTGAGACGACCGTGGCAGAATCGAACACGGTGCTTTTCAAAAAGGGTGTTCCCAAAGGTGTTGACGACCGGGAGATCGGCAGGATCACGGACTGGAGCGTGGAATCAAACGTTGTCAGGCTCACCATAGAAAGCGGCACATATACGAGAGCGCATGACGCCCTCTTCCGGTTTAAAAAACAGGCCGCTGCTGCTCTGGGGAAGTTCCGGCTCGGGCTGAGGGGGATCTCGATCGGTGAATACCGAATCGTTATGACCGGGGAGATCCCGGACGGTATTCATGTACCCAGCCTGCCGTTCATCCGGTCTTATGACTTAAAAAAGGACCAGCTGTCACTCGACCTCGCGGTAAGCGCAGCTGACCTTGAGAACAAGGTACCGGACCGGATCCTCAAGCTGATCGAAGAAAAGATACAGGCTTCTGCGTACGGGGGCAAGGGAGAGCACTGGGAACTTGTCTTTGCAAGCGCACCGAAACCCCGGTTGTTTTCCCGCGATCCGACAGAGGAGATGGTGAAGCGCAACTGGATCCGGCACGGTGCGTCCCGGGGACAGTGGATACACGGGCCGCAATCGGTGCAGCTCTTCCGTGCGTTCGAGCAGATCGTAATTGAACAGATCATCAGGCCGCTTGGGTTTGCCGAGATGATCTTTCCCAAGCTCACCCCGTGGGCGGTCTGGATGCGGTCAGGGCACGCAAAAGGCGTGTATCCCGAGATTTACTATGTCTGCACCCCCAAGACCCGCGACCCTGCCTTCTGGGAGGATGTCGGCGACTATTTCAAGGTGACCGGAGAGGTGCCCGTTGAGATGATCCGCGACAAGATCGACGGCCCGATCGGCGGGTTGTGCTATGCCCAGTGCCCATCGTTCTGGCCGTTTGTACAGGGCGAGACGCTCGGGACTGCAAGCCTGCCGATCAGGGTCTTTGACCGCAGCGGCACATCCCACAGGTATGAGAGCGGCGGCATCCACGGGATCGAGCGGGTTGACGAGTTCCACCGTATCGAGATCGTCTGGCTGGGCACTGCCGAACAGACTGTTGCGATGGCAGACAGACTCCATGAGGCATACCATACTGTATTCGAGGAGATCCTCGAGCTCGAATGGCGGTGCGCCCGGGTGACGCCCTGGTTCATGGCGCAGGAAGGCATGGTTGACGGCGGCAAGACAGCGCAGAAAATTGAAGAGGGGGCATGCGGGTGTGGCGAGCGGATCGGCACGACTGATTACGAAGCCTACCTGCCCTACAGCGACAGCTGGCTTGAGTTCCAGAACGTGAGCATCAACGGCGACAAGTACCCCAAAGGTTTCAATGTAAAAATCCAGAGCGGAGCAGACTGCTGGTCGGGCTGCTCGGGCGTCGGGCTCGAGCGCTGGACGGCGGCGTTTTTAGCCCAGAAAGGGCTTGATGTGGAAGGGTGGCCGGACAAGGTAAGGAAACTTGTCGGCGAACCAAACGAGATATTTAAATTCATGTAGGTGATTTCATGGCAAAAAAACAGGTTGGAAGAAGAGTAGAGGGCTGGAAAGCCAAGAGCTGGTTCAAGGTGCACGTCCCCGAAAACCTCGGCAAGGCGTACATCGGTGACACCATAGCAAACGACACCGAGAGTGTGGTCGGCAGGATCATGCAGGCAACTCTCGGCGAGATCACAAATGACTATGCAAAGCAGCACATCAAGATGCGTTTTAAGGTTTCATCCGTGACAGGCGATGCAGCATACACCGAGTTCGTCGGTCATGAGGTGACACGGGACTACCTGCGCGGGCTCATCAAGCGCCGGAGCACCCGTGTGGACTGCCTCGTCCCCATCATAACAAAGGACCAGAAGAAAGTCCGGCTTACGATCAGCTGCTACACGCTCGCACGGGCGAACGTCGGGCAGATCCACGCAATCCGGAACGCGATCACGGCTAATGTTCAGGCACAGGCCGCATCATGGGACCTCAACACGCTCGTGACCGGTATTGTGACCGGTGAGATCTCCCGCGACCTGTTCAAGGTCGTAAAACTGCTCTACCCGGTCCGCAGGATTGAGGTCATCAAGTCAAAGGTCGAACCGGTGGCAACAGCTGCCCCGGAAAACGTATAAATTTTTTATCAGGTGAAATTTTTCTTTTTCTCATATTTCATTTCCGGCCCGCGTATATGCCTGACCCGTTTTTCTGACCGTTGAGCATAAAAGCTCCCCCGACAAACAATTCCGGTAATGACCGCACGCAAGATCCTCTTTTTGGTCCTTGACGGCATCTCCGACCGGCCATGCCCGGAGCTTGCCGGCAAGACCCCGCTGCAGGCGGCAAAAAAACCAAACCTCGATGCCTTTGCCCGCGAAGGTGTCTGCGGGATTATGGACACGATTGCTCCCGGTATCCGCCCGGGTTCAGATACCGCCCACCTCTCCCTGCTTGGATATGATCCGCACACGTATTATACCGGAAGAGGCCCCCTCGAATGCGTGGGAACCGGTATCACCATGGAACCCGGCATGATCGGGTTCCGGTGCAA
Above is a genomic segment from Methanoregula sp. containing:
- a CDS encoding 30S ribosomal protein S15 codes for the protein MARMHARRRGKSCSVRPYRKEAPSWSNTDIKGIEKVIIELRKEGVSSSKIGLILRDRYGVPDIKLVTGGKRIGDILKAHQIESAIPEDLRDLMVKALGLRKHLSENKNDLHNKRQLHLVESKIRRLVKYYTGSGRLPAGWVYKPENTEILLSR
- a CDS encoding DHHA1 domain-containing protein, whose protein sequence is MSLETAANLVAEQIQRQKYVEVVAHHDADGIAAGSILCHAMMRAGVRFRLRIRREIQPAEITKEQVYLLCDLGAGTEDLPETTIVVDHHNPSFTGDFHANPRLFGIDGDHDLSASAIAYIVAQKMGDNRDLAGLAMLGVIGDGQLLSGKNLGIFNEAVGNGIVNPSRGLRLAGRDMAERWLMAINPYLDGISGDENVVNAILKQSAGKDAVRPDMLLSLSVLQVIQTAGAGCIEEIYGDTYALEREVIPDAHALASVIDACGKSGHGEIGASLCLRYSRDAETAWEIAKKHRLSVISAIRALAGAPAAQDGVYEVPDAMLISDVADALACQSTHATPIAVVAPEGDRCRISARCPTGIDADLGTMIRGIAESCGGSGGGHRLRAGATIPCARLDMFRKSWQTVVAA
- a CDS encoding KEOPS complex subunit Pcc1 — encoded protein: MMQIDGVIASTHRHPACVADAICPDNLSSMKTVATETGVTTSITGTKLSSVIASVDDYLTNLAIAEETCSFVSH
- a CDS encoding serine--tRNA ligase, with amino-acid sequence MFVRFALTAELGFNSEIPEEAKRSVETTVAESNTVLFKKGVPKGVDDREIGRITDWSVESNVVRLTIESGTYTRAHDALFRFKKQAAAALGKFRLGLRGISIGEYRIVMTGEIPDGIHVPSLPFIRSYDLKKDQLSLDLAVSAADLENKVPDRILKLIEEKIQASAYGGKGEHWELVFASAPKPRLFSRDPTEEMVKRNWIRHGASRGQWIHGPQSVQLFRAFEQIVIEQIIRPLGFAEMIFPKLTPWAVWMRSGHAKGVYPEIYYVCTPKTRDPAFWEDVGDYFKVTGEVPVEMIRDKIDGPIGGLCYAQCPSFWPFVQGETLGTASLPIRVFDRSGTSHRYESGGIHGIERVDEFHRIEIVWLGTAEQTVAMADRLHEAYHTVFEEILELEWRCARVTPWFMAQEGMVDGGKTAQKIEEGACGCGERIGTTDYEAYLPYSDSWLEFQNVSINGDKYPKGFNVKIQSGADCWSGCSGVGLERWTAAFLAQKGLDVEGWPDKVRKLVGEPNEIFKFM
- a CDS encoding 30S ribosomal protein S3ae, which produces MAKKQVGRRVEGWKAKSWFKVHVPENLGKAYIGDTIANDTESVVGRIMQATLGEITNDYAKQHIKMRFKVSSVTGDAAYTEFVGHEVTRDYLRGLIKRRSTRVDCLVPIITKDQKKVRLTISCYTLARANVGQIHAIRNAITANVQAQAASWDLNTLVTGIVTGEISRDLFKVVKLLYPVRRIEVIKSKVEPVATAAPENV